CTTTGCCTAGCGAATTTTCTGAAGCTAAAGCTATTTTTTAGTAATTTTATTAAGTGAGACCAAAAAATAGAGACCACCCTTAAATTCTCAGATTTTTAATCTTTCCAAAATTAGATTTTGCGGTGAACTTTcataatattatattttaacCATCACTTGTTTTAACGATCGAGAAGAGTATACGTAATGACATAACACCGATCATAGTTAATCATATTAAATTAAAATATGTTGTTGTCAACACTACTATAAGTACCCTCCACTCTTAATTAATGGTTTAAATCTAAGAATAAAGTCACCTTTAACATAAGTCCGGCACAAATTCAGATTAGTTGGACCGTACAACGCTTGGagggattgtttttttttttttttccactaaaGCGTTGGAGGTAAAAATGAGATAAACTTAAGAGGTTCCCTTTCAAAAAGGTTAACCAATACAGTCCTATTAGAACAGGAAGTCTGTATCTCCACCCTTAGCTTTTTGTTCAACTTCTTTGTCCCATTTCGTTTATAATTATGCGTTAAGAGTTTCAAAAGGTTGATATAAAGTACTTCTTTTCCAGATAGTAGGTGTATCATTGTAATTTTGGTATTTTTTCTTTTGACTAATTTACTTTatgttttaaatatataaatgtatttttttattttttttcaagatAGTACTTGTATCAGTTCATTCAACTTTTGGTTACATTTCCTAACTATCCAGCTTTACTAGATATGAACAGAAAGCTCATTTCAATTCACTGCTTAAGATCCCAGGCAATGTTCACACGTTATAACAGTTGCCTGCCCCATCCAGTACTGAAATGTGGTTCTACTGCAATTCCAAATCTGTGATCTTTACTTACTCATAAGCACATTCATGTTTATGATATATCggtcaatatttaaatatgaAGAAATCAAACATCAATCTTAATATACAGTTCCGGTTCTGAATGATAAAATAGTCTGATGAAGTTCAAAATAAGCACTCATGAATGAAGAACGTATCATTGGAGTAATGTCATCGATGCCTGGATTTCTTCAAGTGTCTGTCCCTTAGTCTCTGGTACCAGCATTGCAACAAATACAATGACTGAGCCACAAAAGAATGCAAACACGAAAAATATTCCTGGAAGTTTTGACACATCAATAAACCACTCAACCAGTTGAATAAATTAGAAGAGAATTTTAGTACAAAAGCCAGCTatagagaagagatgaagaaTGGCAGGCATTACCTGCTGCATTCCATTGGAATAGGAAATTAAAAGCATAAGAAACTATCCAAGAAGTAAAACAGCTGACCAATGTCGTAAGACTTCCAGCAGAACCCTTAATGTTTATAGGAAGTATCTGAAATGGAGATTGACTTTCAGTTTGGCTGAATGTGTATAACATATTGTGTGAATATGACATCATAAAATTCGTCTTTTGACGCACCTCTGACATGATAATCCAAGGTGTACCACCCATGCCCATCGTGAAAGATACAGAAAAGAGCTGGTGAAAGATCAACAAAATGATGATAGAATATAGAGGTAACAACATATGAACAAGGCAAAATGGAAGTCAACACCGGAATGCAAATCTCAGGACCTAGGCAAGCTATAggtgaataaaaaaaaaaggatgtttTCACAACCATTATGCCAGTGAACACCATTGAAGAGGTTAGCTCGGCTGATTGATGAAGATCCTGTTCATGGTAAAGCAGAATCATCGATATAGTGAGCATCGCATCGAGATGAATATGTGGCAAAGCAAATGGGAAACTGAAGAAGTAATTCAAATATATCACCAAGTTTAGCACCTCGAAAAGAAATCCCAATGCAGCAAGAAAGCATCCTAAGCAAGCCCCAGCAGAAGAAACCTGCAAACGAAATGGTGATGCTTATTCAAATTGTTATTTTATTGGCAAAGCGACATGAACCCACAGTCATTGACCTAACCATCATAAGAAATCGTCGCCCAGCTTTTTCGGTTAGGATAATACCCATGGCAGCAAATGGAACCTGAATTGAAGAATGACTGTCTGAGTGTCCTTTTTAACGGCCTTTTATTAAACTGGACTATTAAGAGTTGAGAACCTGGAGAACAGCCATGACTCTAGATGCTGAGTCTGCCGAACAACCTTGTAAAATGAGCTTAACTTTTAGATGTGTGCCTATAAATACAAGGCTGAAATATTCTAGTCCAAACAGACTTTATTTCTGATAGTTGTTACCAGCTGCTCGAAAAATTGAACTGGCAAAAGAAGTTATCGCACTGGTCCCTCCAAACTGTACGAGAGCCATTAACCCCGTTCCAACCTTATGATATTGAATATCCACAGAAATATCAGACATATCATCTAAAGTCTTAAGTATATCAATGCAGGGTTATGCATAAAGCTTACAATCAGTGGATGGGCATATTTCCTACTGAACAAATCCATAAATTTGGATCCTGAGTGTTGCTGAACTATTTCAGTATAGTCCTGTTAATTAGAGGAGAGATTTTAGTAATAGCAGCTCTTCTAGAACTAGACTTCAATAGAAAAATATGAAATGGACAAACAAGTAAATAACAGTGCTCGATTAGACATTTTAGAGCAACTTGTTACTTTTATTTCAGCTGCTTCAGCGGAAATATCTGCATTTTCCCCCCTCAGACGTTGTAGTGATGCTTCTACCTCCTTCTCAAAACCAATTTTCGACTGTCAATCGAACAACATCAGATATCATTTACCATAGGAGCTAGATAGCTTAAAATCAAATAATAAAACAGCTCTTCTGAGAAAATTATAGAAATAATATAGGAATAAAGAGGAAACATATATGCTTGAACTTGCAGCAGTACATATCCAATAACATCAGTATTAATCCACTTGGGATAAAGTGATTGTAGATTGTATTTCTCTTTATAATTCCTGTTGAAATAGTTGGAACAGAATGTTCAGTTAATGCCACCTAATATTCTTTGTGAATAATTTACTCACCAACCACCGAGGAGACTCTGGTATAAAGAATACACCTAGCATCTGTATAAAACAAGGGGTAGCACCTGAAAGTTCAACcaatttcaagaaattaaaaaGGAAACCTCTATAGAATCAGGCATCTTCTTTTTCATATTCTCTTTTCTGTTGCATGCATTGTACCATTACCTACTAGAGCTAAAGTGCGCCAGCTCATGTTATTCCCAATGTAGTACGCCAGTGAAAAGCCAAGAGTCAGCGTAAACTGCAAAACACCAATGTTTATACATAGAGAAAAAGAGTTGTACCCACAAACCAAAATCAACAAAGTTTTTCATTTACTGAAGCAGCTGCTAGAAAGCACCCTCGGATATCTTTCGGTGTGACCTCTGAAATGTATATAGGCGCCTGTTTGCAATTTAATTCAGGTTGCATTATGCATCAGACCTTTTTTGGTCTAAAGAACGGAAAAAGTTATCGGaaaatatttaataaattacCACATACAACTGAATTCCTGCACCAACTCCCATCAGCAACCTTCCAGCATCAAGCCACCAAGCTCTCTTTTGACAAGCACAAACATGTAAGTTGAACCATAATAAGGATAAGGCTAATAGGGAGTCAGAGAAAGAAAGAGTTCATAAATGATGATGTATAGTATGTTGAAGATGAAGACAAGGGCGAATCCAACGTATAAGCAGTTGGTGCACATACTTGGACTTTACCCACGTATGTGGAAAATTTAAACTAAAGCTTATATATCATATAcgctgtgtgtgtgtgtgttcttTTTTCTTGTGACGATATACTTTAAGAGGCAGCCACTgccttaaaatctgattttttcagCACTATCAATGTCATGTAAATGTTTGAATCAGTTCCTAGTGTCTTTTATATTTCCCCAATAGTTTTTATTGCAACTTGTCTGATCTAATCAGATAATGGACATGCTGTAGGATTAACACATGTTATAGCATTGATTATATTTTGCCAATATCTTCTGCTGCAACTTGACTGAGTTAATCAGATAATCAATATGCTATGCTGCTATTTGCCTAACACATGTAACATGGCCTGACTGGAAGCAATAAAGGGAGGGGAGATAAAGAGCGCGCGCACACAAACAGAGAGAGAGGGACAGTAGAAAAGTTATTTCCATGTTGTGCTTGAGGTAAAAGATATTCTTCTGTACCTTGCCAACGGTTATTGAATACCAGCCCAAGATATAAAATAAATCCAAAATCCACATTGCCTGCATTTATTATAAACCAATTAGGAACTCAAAAAGTTGATTCAAGTTCAATAAAGTTAGCAAAGAAAAAGAGACATACAACTCTCCTGCCAAAACGATCAGCCACTTTTCCACTTGTCAGAGCCCCAATCATTCCTCCAAATGTCATGATTGAAGCAAAAACCGAGTACTCcacaaaaggaaagaaaaagaataaaTCAGACTATGGAAAGAGAAATACTAATTATTTTGTTTATTCAATTTATTCGAtcttatttaaaaggaaaaagTTTATCCTGATGAAAAAATGCATTTCAATTGACTGTCATTATAGACATTGAAATTCCAAATCTGTTCGTGGTGGAAGAGAACATCTTGACAAAGGATAGAAACTAAATCTAAATGAACCTCTTGGTTAAATTTGTGAATCGTGCGTTTAATTACAAAATACACATGCACATAAATGAAGAAGGAACCCCTAATATAAAGCTACCTGACTAAATGAGAGAGATCGTGTTATATTGATACTAACAGTAGACTCTAACATAGCATAACTCCCAAAGACATGTAATTTTCCTTCAAGGGagttttgttcttgctcttgcatTCACTATTTCCCCATTTCAGCTAGGATTTAGCAAGAACCTAATTGGCATGCTTTGGAAGAAACAAACATACGTTTAACCTCTTCACTTAGAAAAATGGAAGCTTTTAACAAACAATTTCATGATTGCTTTATACGAGAATAACTCAATTTATGTGTGAATACTGATGCACTCCCAGTATATTTTGTGGTCATGTCAAATGTTATGTAAGTAAACAGCAATTCATGCATCACTACACTTGTCTACATATCTAGCAATTAGATTAAGGACCTCTTTGActgatcaaacaaaaaaaaaaagtgaacatcTTTAAACCCTAAATAGATTCGATATTTTCACTTTACATGTAACAGGCTGTGAGATTAATCCGGAGCCAGCACATAACTCCTGGACTAGGTTACTAATTATGGGTTAAGCGTCTTCTAGTACTTCAACTATTCCCTGTTTTGCAGTTGAATTACTGTATCTACACTTTTCAAGATCTCAGAACAGGGCTAAATGCTGATCAGGTCAGTGTGACAGAGCAGTTCTGCCGCTTTTGTACCCAGAAAAAACTGTAGTAAAATATTTACTTCTGCTATAGAGAGTCCCAGGTCATTCATGATCCCTGATTGAGCAGGAGATGCATATCCAACCTGCAAAGGACACACAGCCAGCAACAATCAGTGGAAGCCCTTTAAAAAAAATTCCTCAGGTCATTAGATTACACTACGAGAAATCTGAAGTATGCTATTTGAGAAATATGTTATAGTGCTTAAGAACAGTTGCATGTTTCCTACCATTAAATTTTTAATACATTCAAGAGGAAACTGATTTGTACGGATAGATTATAGATATGCTGAAATAAAACATGCCCTGAAGACTCTAGATCGAACGAGGAACCAAATTTTATGCATTTTTCACGCCTGTGGCGCTAGGACACAGTAGGAAGACCAACAGATATATGTTTCTAAACATATGCTGGACAAAATGGATGCTTAATTCAGTTTTATCATAGATGGAAAATTATGTACCTTCACTACACCCATAATATGAATTAACAGACCTCAAAATCTCATACCTTTACAAGTAATACTTACAGCAAATCCATATGCAAAGTAACCACAGGCAGCAACTGAGGAGCTCAAAACAACATTTGCAGTAAAATGGGATTCCCAACTTGCTTTATTGACACTATTCCTATCTAACAAACTTTCTTCCATGCTTTGGGTCATATTATGTTGCTACCTGGAGAAAAAGGAAAACACCGTTAAGCATGAAACTAGAAGTTTAGAAGAGTGGGAATGTGTCCAATACTTCACGAGAGAGCTATAAAAGGTATCCTGAGCTATATACAATCTCTCAGAATCCGAGCAGACTTCGCCAAAAAAACAGAATAACTGTTGAGATTTTAaggtgtgaatgggaaatgagAAAAGATACCTTTTGGAGTGCACCCAAAAGACACCTTTTGGATTGCACCTCTCCATCTCACCCTTTCATTGCCTATAAATTCAGAGGCCTAGCCTCAGTTTTAGATACAGAAATCAGAATTCTTTTCCCTCCAAATTGTTTTCTGCATTTGTTCGGAACAAAATTATAGTAGAGTTGTGTGATTTGCTGCCGAATTTGCGTTCGCCGAAGTTAGTGGGGTTTGAGGTACTGCTACGCCATTAACAGGTATATTTGTTTTATCTTGGGAGAAAGTAAATCATAACCTCGGGTATAGcgaggggattaaattccttaaggacacacagtgagTTCTGAGGATTCTGATATTTTTAGATTAATGCATTTTTTATGTTTTTCAAGATTAATTCATGTTTTTGGTTTACACAGTAATACTAACAATTACATGGAAGCAAAAGATCAAGATAGCCAACTAGTCCGTATTACGCTTAGTCATGATGATACGCTTACCCTAGGTAAGTGTTCGCTAGGAGGCTCATTAATTTTGTTTAGAGATATGTATATCAATAGGAATTGCAAGAGAGCCCTTAGTGGCTAATAATGAGTATTGGAGTATATATGATATGGTAATTGAAGGAAATGGATACTGACGATTTATATAGTCGACCCTGACTAGTTTAAATTGAGACGTAATAGTTGTTGATCATTCGCTAAAGAAAACAAAATAAGGAAAAACACAACTTTAGATACCAATAAAATTAAAGACAAGAAAAATAAGTATGGAACTGTTATTCAAACAGGTGGTTCCCACCAGTGGCGGACCCATGTACAATttttgggtgctccagcacccattaaattcagtcacggagtgtatagctgtatagaaaatataaaggaaacagatataaatagttaatagagcacccccgaactcaaaattcctggatccagcacccccgaattcaaaatcctgaatccgccactggTTCTCACTACTACACAATACACTAATAATGAGAACCCCAAGTTAGAAAACTTCAAAAAGCACAGTTGGATTCAAATCTGAATCACAAAACAGCACCAAAATTGTTCATGTTAAGAACATATCATAAAATAGGAAGTAGATACTACAGTCTAGCTACAAGTTGATTCTAGAATAGCAAATAGATAGCAGCATGGATTTCTTAAATAAGCATGCATGATGAAGCATATgctcaaaatctacaaaaatCAAGGTTATCATGGTCTCTCTTTAGTTcagtagtatatatatatatatatagatagatagaggCTAAACAAGAAATGTAAAAAACTAGTAGCTAAACTCAAAACAAAACCTGGTTGAAGGTTTTGTGATCTTACCAATCTAATGACCTCCAGCACAAAAAACAGGTTTGGTGAAAAGCCAAAGGGAGTGTCAAGTGGAGTACAGCATTAGCAGACAGAAATATGTATACACTAGAAAACTACGTACTATTTTATGCGTCAGGACCGCCATTCTCATTTTAATAAGAAGACCTCGTATGATCATCATGGAGATaaataaaaaagacaaaaaaTCAACTAACCCCTTATTAAAAAATCATTGCTTTTTGGATGATTCTCGGTAATTGAAAATGACGACCAACCAATCCATATTATTTTGGAATTAATGATGTAATGCACGTTTTTCTTGAAATACGCGACTGGTAttctttgtctttttttttttttttcctgtttagCCAAACTTCTAAACAGTTAAAAGATATTTTATTTAAGGAAATTATTTAATTACAGAATAATAAGGAAAACATATGTATGTGGTTGACTCGTTGAGTGATAGTAAAGGCTGGGAAAAAAAACTTCTTCCTTTATTTTACATTTACTATATATGCTTCTAAGTTCTAACCATCTTTCAAAGTTATTCGAAATACTGATTATTATATGGAAATTAATCAAAATACCGGTTACGTTACCCTTGAATATGAAAGGACATATAATCTTTAATTCACAACCTAAATAGTAAAAATTGGGGACCACCAACACTAAAAAGTACTACAACTTTTAGTTggtatttcatttttcactcaaGCAAACTCTACAATATCTTGTGGCTGGTGGCTCACATcttgtttttttcctttttttttttttttttttttttttttttttttaagtgattGATACCTTAGACGTAACATATATTAGTTTGGTATCTGATGTTTGTTGGTGAATCTGTTACAGTACTTGGAAGGTAATTTATAAGTACGAGAAACGTTTTTTATGtcttaagctaaaaaaaaaaaaaaaaaaaaaagttttccaagaTTGACTTTTCCAGCCTGATGTCATATTTTATGAATAGCTTCTTTTTCTCAGGTAATTTATAATAATGTACTAATTTTTAATGGGTATACTGATCACAAAAACTGGAATCCTAGTTCATTGAAAGACTAGATTCCTGAACATGCACTATTCCATAATCCATACTCCCTCCTGCGCAAAATAAGCATTCGCTTACctttttttattttggttcaaaataagtgttcacttgcataatcaagaaaaaattaattattttcttccaaacTTACCCCTATTTAGATAAATGAGTATTTTTGtaatcaagaaactatattaactaGTTACTACTAGTATTTAATTAAGGGTAAAACTACTTATTTTTTAGTAGGAGttatattttcttaaggggtgtgctaaAAGAGTCCACTTATCTTGAGTTTCGTATATTTCATTTGTGCTTTAATTTCAGGTGTCATGTCATTAAAAAGTAACTACGTATATCACTATCCGGCTTAAGTGACCTTTTGAGTTAAATAACAAAAAATAAGTGGCTTTTTATAACACAAGAAATAAAAGTGACTTTTTGAATGAAATAACATATCAAGATACGTGATTTTTCTTATACAAATGAAAGAAAGCGACTTTGTTCGTCTACTTTTAATAATTTAGAGTGACCGTTTAAGTAATGAACTCTACAATAAATCATCAGATGTGCATGAATTTTGTCCTTATTCTCGAAAACAAAATCAATATCAGCTAAGCTATGTCATGGATTCCTGAATTTCTTCAAGCGTGCGGCCTTTTGTTTCTGGCACTATCTTTGCAACAAATGGGATCATCAACCCGGAAAAAATTGTGAACATGAAGAACACACCTAGTAAAATGCAGAACTTTCAGAATCTGAATAACAAACAAACACAACGGTTCGAGCAATTCTAGAGATGATGCATACCTGAAGGGCTCCATTCAAACAAGAAGTTGAAGCATAGGTGACAATCCTAGAAGTAAACCAGTTGCATGCAAATGC
The sequence above is a segment of the Lycium barbarum isolate Lr01 chromosome 6, ASM1917538v2, whole genome shotgun sequence genome. Coding sequences within it:
- the LOC132645184 gene encoding sugar transporter ERD6-like 5 isoform X1, giving the protein MTQSMEESLLDRNSVNKASWESHFTANVVLSSSVAACGYFAYGFAVGYASPAQSGIMNDLGLSIAEYSVFASIMTFGGMIGALTSGKVADRFGRRVAMWILDLFYILGWYSITVGKRAWWLDAGRLLMGVGAGIQLYVAPIYISEVTPKDIRGCFLAAASFTLTLGFSLAYYIGNNMSWRTLALVGATPCFIQMLGVFFIPESPRWLSKIGFEKEVEASLQRLRGENADISAEAAEIKDYTEIVQQHSGSKFMDLFSRKYAHPLIVGTGLMALVQFGGTSAITSFASSIFRAAGCSADSASRVMAVLQVPFAAMGIILTEKAGRRFLMMVSSAGACLGCFLAALGFLFEDLHQSAELTSSMVFTGIMLFSVSFTMGMGGTPWIIMSEILPINIKGSAGSLTTLVSCFTSWIVSYAFNFLFQWNAAGIFFVFAFFCGSVIVFVAMLVPETKGQTLEEIQASMTLLQ
- the LOC132645184 gene encoding sugar transporter ERD6-like 5 isoform X2, whose protein sequence is MNDLGLSIAEYSVFASIMTFGGMIGALTSGKVADRFGRRVAMWILDLFYILGWYSITVGKRAWWLDAGRLLMGVGAGIQLYVAPIYISEVTPKDIRGCFLAAASFTLTLGFSLAYYIGNNMSWRTLALVGATPCFIQMLGVFFIPESPRWLSKIGFEKEVEASLQRLRGENADISAEAAEIKDYTEIVQQHSGSKFMDLFSRKYAHPLIVGTGLMALVQFGGTSAITSFASSIFRAAGCSADSASRVMAVLQVPFAAMGIILTEKAGRRFLMMVSSAGACLGCFLAALGFLFEDLHQSAELTSSMVFTGIMLFSVSFTMGMGGTPWIIMSEILPINIKGSAGSLTTLVSCFTSWIVSYAFNFLFQWNAAGIFFVFAFFCGSVIVFVAMLVPETKGQTLEEIQASMTLLQ